In Odontesthes bonariensis isolate fOdoBon6 chromosome 20, fOdoBon6.hap1, whole genome shotgun sequence, a genomic segment contains:
- the LOC142370317 gene encoding uncharacterized protein LOC142370317: MQLFNACPVCTRACDVKTQRLGTFLSVKQRCPHCTFRRQWNSQPILGSTPAGNLHLSAAVYLSGASFIQIEKVFKAMKLELFRYETFRRHARAFIEPAVIHHWKVTQDVNLQRLTREEKVILGGDMRADSPGHSAKYGSYTMMDLQTNTVVDIQLVQSNEVGGSCYMEKEGLTRSLALLESRDVKLDCIVTDRHPQVQKFLRERNITQYYDVWHFAKGISKKLEVLCKMKDCEKLNKWMKSINNHIYWTAANSTSGPERIAKWNAILNHVQDIHTHENPLYPKCEHAIRTTTDKKKWLQAATPAFYKLESLLTKKRTLKDVEKLSPHHQTSSLEAFHAVILRFAPKNVVFPFIGMLCRLYLAAMHFNENADRPQAETEEGVPLFKLSFPKSRKGECRAKPVKTKATFGYVSDMMDLIFDEVFFNPTPYNDALLAISVPENLSAQYERPDKEEVIASFVSRFKQGAV, translated from the exons ATGCAGTTGTTTAATGCATGTCCGGTCTGCACACGGGCATGTGATGTGAAGACTCAAAGGCTGGGGACATTCCtgtctgtgaagcagcggtGTCCCCACTGCACATTTAGAAGACAATGGAATAGCCAGCCTATCCTGGGTAGCACgccagctggaaacctgcaccTTTCTGCCGCTGTGTACCTGAGTGGTGCATCTTTCATACAAATAGAAAAG GTCTTCAAGGCAATGAAGCTGGAGTTGTTTCGGTATGAAACATTTCGCCGGCATGCCAGAGCCTTCAttgaacctgcagttattcaccaCTGGAAAGTCACACAGGATGTGAATCTGCAGCGGCTTACTCGGGAGGAAAAAGTCATACTCGGTGGTGACATGAGGGCTGATTCTCCAG GTCACTCTGCAAAATATGGGAGTTACACCATGATGGATCTCCAAACTAACACCGTTGTGGACATTCAGTTGGTCCAG AGCAACGAGGTTGGTGGTAGCTGCTATATGGAGAAAGAGGGCCTGACGAGGAGTCTGGCCTTGCTCGAGTCGCGTGACGTCAAACTGGATTGCATTGTCACCGATCGTCATCCTCAAGTTCAAAAGTTCCTCAGGGAGAGAAACATCACCCAGTACTACGATGTGTGGCACTTCGCAAAAG GAATTTCAAAGAAACTGGAAGTCCTATGTAAGATGAAAGACTGTGAGAAACTGAACAAGTGGATGAAAAGCATCAACAACCACATATACTGGACTGCAGCTAATTCAACCTCAGGGCCAGAGAGAATTGCCAAGTGGAACGCGATCCTCAACCATGTGCAAGATATCCACACGCATGAGAATCCTCTTTACCCCAAGTGTGAGCATGCAATCCGCACAACAACGGACAAAAAGAAATGGCTCCAAGCAG CAACTCCAGCTTTCTACAAGTTGGAGTCTCTGCtgacaaagaaaagaacgctGAAGGATGTGGAAAAACTGAGCCCCCACCACCAAACGTCATCTTTGGAGGCTTTCCATGCAGTCATCCTTCGTTTTGCTCCAAAAAATGTAGTGTTTCCCTTTATTGGAATGCTGTGCAG ACTCTACCTGGCTGCTATGCATTTCAATGAAAATGCGGATCGACCACAGGCCGAAACGGAGGAAGGTGTACCCCTCTTTAAACTCTCCTTTCCAAAGTCTCGGAAGGGAGAGTGCAGAGCTAAACCAGTAAAGACGAAGGCGACCTTTG GTTATGTTTCTGACATGATGGACCTAATCTTCGATGAAGTCTTTTTTAACCCGACACCATACAACGATGCGCTGTTGGCCATCTCTGTCCCAGAAAACTTATCAGCGCAGTATGAGAGGCCGGACAAGGAGGAGGTCATTGCCAGCTTTGTTTCAAGGTTCAAACAGGGGGCCGTTTAA